Proteins from a single region of Mycoplasmopsis edwardii:
- the rpsL gene encoding 30S ribosomal protein S12, which translates to MPTTNQLVNNGRSSKVKKQNAPALSLSYNSLIKKSKKMASPFKRGVCTRVATMTPKKPNSALRKYARVKLSNTMEVTAYIPGEGHNLQEHSVVLIRGGRVKDLPGVRYHIVRGTQDAAGVAKRNQGRSLYGTKKAKN; encoded by the coding sequence ATGCCAACAACAAACCAATTAGTTAATAATGGTCGTAGTTCAAAAGTTAAAAAGCAAAATGCACCTGCTTTATCATTGAGCTATAACTCATTAATTAAAAAATCAAAAAAAATGGCATCACCATTCAAACGTGGTGTATGTACACGTGTTGCAACAATGACACCTAAAAAACCTAACTCAGCGTTACGTAAATACGCTCGTGTTAAATTATCAAACACAATGGAAGTTACAGCATACATTCCAGGAGAAGGACACAACTTACAAGAACACTCTGTTGTTTTAATTCGTGGTGGTCGTGTTAAAGACTTACCTGGGGTTAGATACCACATCGTTCGTGGAACACAAGATGCTGCCGGAGTTGCAAAACGTAACCAAGGACGTAGTTTATACGGTACAAAAAAAGCTAAAAACTAA
- a CDS encoding energy-coupling factor transporter transmembrane component T family protein, with the protein MKSIFGRYIPGDTFMYRIDPRIKVLLSIIIIISIFLASSFIELALIVLFVTSIYILSTKKIRPLLKLLKLPLFISIVLFLVNLYTVNSETVYRNNYYVPYFWAFFTRTGKELDNKVKWEDFYTLSSKEFIEGLKIKYGSEYAKVQYGLSLNSINRTLSLMSRIYIMVVVTSLLTNTTRPILLNKSIESLLYPLKFLFIPTHIVATIISIALRFIPTLVDEAHRIIKAQSSRGVDFKHGNTKEKIIAFTTLIIPLFVSSFQKAEDLSNSMETRGYDPYEKRTKYRVFKLKWTDFLIITIFLLIFVLLILNHFIMNSSNYNPATGIFEKIWIGKYTIPDVFILTKIIA; encoded by the coding sequence ATGAAAAGTATATTTGGACGTTATATTCCGGGTGATACTTTTATGTATCGTATTGACCCTAGAATAAAAGTACTATTAAGTATTATAATTATTATTTCAATTTTTTTAGCAAGTAGTTTTATCGAATTAGCTTTAATTGTTTTATTTGTAACTTCAATTTATATTCTTTCAACAAAAAAAATTAGACCACTTTTAAAACTTTTAAAACTTCCATTATTTATTTCAATTGTCTTATTTCTAGTTAACCTTTATACTGTTAATAGTGAAACAGTCTATCGAAATAACTATTATGTTCCATACTTTTGGGCTTTTTTTACTAGAACAGGTAAAGAACTAGATAATAAAGTTAAATGAGAAGACTTTTACACATTATCAAGTAAAGAATTTATTGAAGGATTAAAAATCAAATATGGTAGTGAATATGCTAAAGTGCAATATGGACTTTCATTAAACTCTATCAATAGAACATTATCATTAATGAGTAGAATTTACATTATGGTTGTAGTAACAAGTTTATTAACAAATACAACTAGACCAATACTATTAAATAAATCTATTGAAAGTCTACTTTACCCACTTAAGTTTTTATTTATACCAACACATATAGTAGCAACTATTATTTCGATCGCACTAAGATTCATACCAACTTTAGTGGATGAAGCGCATAGAATTATTAAAGCGCAATCTTCAAGAGGTGTTGATTTCAAACATGGTAATACAAAAGAAAAAATCATTGCATTTACAACGTTGATTATTCCGTTATTTGTCTCATCATTCCAAAAAGCAGAAGATTTATCTAACTCTATGGAAACTAGAGGATATGATCCATATGAAAAAAGAACCAAATATAGAGTATTCAAATTAAAGTGAACAGACTTTTTAATCATTACAATCTTTTTATTAATTTTTGTTCTATTAATCTTAAATCACTTTATTATGAATAGTTCAAATTATAATCCGGCAACAGGAATATTTGAAAAAATCTGAATCGGAAAATACACAATACCAGATGTATTTATATTAACAAAAATTATTGCCTAA
- a CDS encoding ribonuclease HII has protein sequence MLNYEKENFKGKLIAGCDEAGRGPVCGPLVAACVILPIDYINDKINDSKKLSEKQREILFDEIKNVALDYYIEIRSVEDINNSNPKAESRIGMAKAIKQLKIKPEHVLTDFEKIEIDIPQTNLVKGDEISLNIAAASILAKVTRDKILYEYDKKYPEYGFKNHKGYLTKNHLEALKKYGVIEGFYRVKYKPIRNIINNEKNN, from the coding sequence ATGCTAAATTATGAAAAAGAAAATTTTAAAGGTAAATTAATTGCAGGATGTGATGAAGCTGGTAGAGGCCCAGTTTGTGGACCTCTTGTTGCTGCATGTGTAATTTTACCTATAGATTATATTAATGATAAAATCAATGATTCTAAGAAATTGAGCGAAAAACAACGTGAAATTTTATTTGATGAAATTAAAAATGTTGCTTTAGATTATTATATTGAAATTAGATCTGTAGAAGATATTAATAATTCTAATCCTAAAGCAGAATCGCGTATTGGTATGGCAAAAGCAATAAAACAACTTAAAATTAAACCTGAACATGTTTTAACTGATTTTGAAAAAATTGAAATAGATATTCCACAAACTAATTTAGTTAAAGGCGATGAAATTTCATTAAATATTGCTGCAGCATCTATTTTAGCTAAAGTCACAAGAGATAAAATACTTTATGAATATGATAAAAAGTATCCAGAATATGGGTTCAAAAATCATAAAGGTTATTTAACTAAGAATCATCTAGAGGCACTTAAAAAATATGGTGTTATAGAAGGTTTTTATAGAGTTAAGTATAAGCCTATAAGAAATATTATTAATAATGAGAAGAATAATTAG
- a CDS encoding energy-coupling factor transporter ATPase has product MQIKISNLKHIFNKNSPWEFVALNSVKTQFKDGEFVGIIGSTGSGKTTLIEHLNGLLKPTEGYVKWTIETPEGIKEYRYGEGGKRFKIKDIRKRIGIVFQFAEYQLFKGTIKEDIAFGPLAFGVPKDEAYKRAKECLLEVGLPEEYLERSPFELSGGQKRRVAIAGILAMNPDFMVFDEPTAGLDPVGVKEVLDILTELNKKGKTIINVTHDLDHVLERTDRVIMLKDGVIVKDGETFEVLNDVELLVKNNLQPPQLLDFVYELNKNGLDVPRVRSIEELVSYLNTIRSKRG; this is encoded by the coding sequence ATGCAAATAAAAATATCGAACTTAAAACATATTTTTAACAAAAACTCTCCTTGAGAATTTGTTGCTTTAAACAGTGTAAAAACTCAGTTTAAAGATGGGGAATTTGTAGGAATTATTGGTTCTACAGGTTCAGGTAAAACAACATTAATTGAACATTTAAATGGTCTTTTAAAACCGACAGAAGGTTATGTAAAATGAACAATAGAAACACCAGAAGGTATTAAAGAATATCGTTATGGTGAAGGTGGTAAAAGATTTAAGATCAAAGATATAAGAAAAAGAATTGGAATTGTATTCCAATTTGCTGAATATCAATTATTCAAAGGAACAATTAAAGAAGATATTGCTTTTGGCCCACTTGCATTCGGTGTTCCTAAAGATGAAGCTTACAAAAGAGCTAAAGAATGTTTATTAGAAGTTGGTTTACCAGAAGAATATTTAGAAAGAAGTCCTTTTGAGCTTTCTGGAGGTCAAAAACGTAGAGTTGCAATTGCTGGTATTTTAGCTATGAATCCAGACTTTATGGTTTTTGATGAACCAACAGCGGGACTTGATCCAGTTGGTGTTAAAGAAGTTTTAGATATTTTAACTGAATTAAATAAAAAGGGTAAAACTATTATTAATGTAACTCATGACTTAGATCATGTACTTGAAAGAACTGATAGAGTTATTATGTTAAAAGATGGTGTAATTGTAAAAGATGGTGAAACATTTGAGGTCTTAAATGATGTTGAGCTATTAGTGAAAAATAATTTACAACCACCACAATTATTAGATTTTGTTTATGAATTAAATAAAAATGGTTTAGATGTACCAAGAGTAAGAAGTATTGAAGAATTAGTATCATACTTAAATACTATTAGAAGCAAAAGGGGGTAA
- a CDS encoding energy-coupling factor transporter ATPase: MIKVENVIFSYKPGVQKPALNNVSFEIKKGEYVAVLGHNGSGKSTLSKLLVALLKPQEGEISIDGIQYSRKNLLQIRKKIGIIFQNPDNQFIGSSVEDDIAFGLENKKVPQKEMKEIIHHFAKKVDMLDHLEREPENLSGGQKQRVAIASVLALDPEVIIFDEVTSMLDPKGKNSVLNIIKEIKESREKTLISITHDMDEAILADKCLVFSHGELVASGDPKTILNNKEILELAKIDSPFIYKLSSMIDGMEPTYNREELVKELCK, encoded by the coding sequence ATGATTAAGGTAGAAAATGTTATTTTTAGTTACAAGCCTGGTGTTCAAAAACCTGCTTTAAATAATGTGAGTTTTGAAATAAAAAAAGGCGAGTATGTTGCTGTTTTAGGACACAATGGTAGTGGAAAGAGTACTCTTTCTAAATTATTAGTTGCTTTATTAAAACCTCAAGAAGGAGAAATTTCTATTGACGGCATTCAATACAGCAGAAAAAACCTACTCCAAATAAGAAAAAAAATTGGCATTATTTTTCAAAACCCTGATAACCAATTTATAGGTTCATCTGTTGAAGATGATATTGCTTTTGGTCTTGAAAATAAAAAAGTTCCCCAAAAAGAAATGAAGGAAATTATTCATCATTTTGCTAAAAAGGTTGATATGCTTGACCATTTAGAAAGAGAGCCTGAAAATCTTTCTGGAGGTCAAAAACAAAGAGTTGCTATAGCTTCTGTTTTAGCATTAGATCCAGAAGTAATAATTTTCGATGAAGTAACTTCAATGCTCGATCCAAAAGGTAAAAATAGCGTTTTAAACATTATTAAAGAAATTAAAGAATCAAGAGAAAAGACTTTAATTTCAATTACACATGATATGGATGAAGCAATATTAGCTGATAAATGTTTAGTTTTCTCACATGGAGAATTAGTAGCTTCAGGTGATCCTAAAACAATTTTAAACAATAAAGAAATTTTAGAGCTAGCTAAAATTGACTCACCATTTATTTATAAACTTAGTTCAATGATTGATGGAATGGAACCGACATACAATAGAGAGGAACTAGTTAAAGAATTATGCAAATAA
- a CDS encoding DNA topoisomerase IV subunit A: MSKKIIERIEKIVNETLENTMSERFEKYAKYVIQQRALPDVRDGLKPVQRRIIYSMFLLGLYHDRPYKKSARVVGDVIGKYHPHGDSSVYEAMVNMSQWWKMNTPILDMHGNIGSIDDDPAAQMRYTEVRLSKLAHYMIEDIKKNTTLFVPNFDDSETEPVVLPSLFPNLLVNGALGIAVGMATNMLPHNLNEIIDASIQKIKNPQISLQKILNYVKGPDFPTGGVIYGNKGIIEGFETGLNSSKEKIRLFSKYKITENATNKFIEITEIPYGVVKSSLVYSIDVLIQNKTISGLLEVRDQSDRNGINILLTLEKDVNEKSVLTYLFEKTKLQTTYNYNNVVITNGRPKVANLMMLLDSYVAQVKDVKTRTLQFDLDKAKLRLEIVLGLIKVSEITDEVIRVIRNAEGSKAGVIQALIDNFDFTVNQATAIAELRLYKLSKTDKLALLKEKEDLENQIKRIELLLTDENEFNEFIIEQLKEIKKLFGWERRTQIFENQFDFSYDETDLVKDEVTYVGITKAGYIKRFTEKISASNSMSTYALKEDDSLVYYNKTNTMKTLLIFTNLGNYIQLPIYKVNDSKWRELGSKLSDIAEFKLNETVVSVIEVSNWNENLFVVTGTKNGLFKKVKLNEFKVQRLNKSYTAMNISPDDEVVNVTLSNGLKNIVIITKNGLASMYTETDITVYSPKAKGNKGVYLSLNDKVAGFTMVDSNDVVNILSSDGQVKQLKASKMTPVPKNIKGKKVVEPKADFNTIDVHINKQGIVIAQNGNSQTLIEKIEDYNGGKITNETFYLDIPQLTSLQFQKTWIEDEVEFKNMFSAEVRKQEEELFSLSETTLEESSKRLEELLKKLRQ, encoded by the coding sequence ATGAGTAAAAAAATTATAGAAAGAATAGAAAAGATAGTTAATGAAACGCTAGAAAATACAATGTCCGAGCGTTTTGAAAAGTATGCTAAATACGTTATTCAACAAAGAGCATTACCTGATGTACGTGATGGATTAAAACCGGTTCAAAGACGTATCATTTATTCAATGTTCTTACTTGGCCTTTATCATGATAGACCATACAAAAAATCAGCACGTGTTGTAGGTGACGTTATCGGTAAGTATCACCCACATGGTGATTCATCAGTATATGAAGCTATGGTTAACATGTCTCAATGATGAAAGATGAATACACCAATTTTAGACATGCATGGTAACATCGGTTCAATTGATGATGACCCAGCTGCTCAAATGCGTTATACCGAAGTTAGACTTTCAAAGCTAGCTCATTACATGATTGAAGATATTAAAAAAAATACTACTTTATTTGTACCTAACTTTGATGATTCAGAAACAGAACCTGTTGTTCTCCCTTCATTATTCCCCAACTTATTGGTTAATGGAGCTTTAGGTATTGCAGTTGGTATGGCTACAAATATGTTGCCTCACAACTTAAATGAAATTATTGATGCTTCAATTCAAAAAATTAAAAACCCTCAAATCTCTTTACAAAAGATTTTAAATTATGTAAAAGGTCCTGACTTCCCAACTGGTGGAGTGATATATGGAAATAAAGGCATCATTGAAGGGTTTGAAACTGGTTTAAACTCAAGTAAAGAAAAAATCAGATTATTCAGTAAATACAAAATCACTGAAAATGCTACAAACAAATTTATTGAGATCACAGAAATTCCTTATGGTGTTGTTAAATCATCTTTAGTTTATTCAATTGATGTTTTAATTCAAAATAAAACTATTTCAGGACTACTAGAAGTTAGAGATCAATCAGATAGAAATGGAATTAACATTTTATTAACACTTGAAAAAGATGTTAACGAAAAAAGTGTTTTAACATACTTATTTGAAAAAACTAAGTTGCAAACAACATACAATTACAACAATGTTGTTATTACTAATGGTAGACCAAAAGTAGCTAACTTAATGATGCTTTTAGATAGTTATGTAGCACAAGTAAAAGATGTTAAAACTAGAACTTTACAATTCGATTTAGATAAAGCTAAACTAAGATTAGAAATTGTTTTAGGTTTAATTAAAGTTTCTGAAATAACAGATGAAGTTATTAGGGTAATTAGAAACGCTGAAGGATCAAAAGCAGGCGTTATTCAAGCCTTAATTGATAATTTTGATTTCACCGTTAATCAAGCAACAGCGATTGCTGAATTAAGATTATACAAACTTAGCAAAACAGATAAACTCGCCCTTTTAAAAGAAAAAGAAGATTTGGAAAATCAAATCAAAAGAATTGAACTTTTATTAACTGATGAAAATGAATTTAATGAATTCATTATCGAGCAATTAAAAGAAATTAAAAAACTATTTGGTTGAGAGCGTAGAACACAAATCTTTGAAAACCAATTCGATTTCTCATATGATGAAACAGATTTAGTTAAAGACGAAGTTACATATGTTGGTATTACTAAAGCAGGCTACATCAAAAGATTTACAGAAAAAATCTCTGCTTCAAACTCAATGTCTACATATGCATTAAAAGAGGATGATTCACTTGTTTACTATAACAAAACAAATACAATGAAAACTCTTTTAATCTTTACAAACTTAGGTAATTATATACAATTACCTATCTATAAGGTAAATGATTCAAAATGAAGAGAACTTGGTAGCAAATTAAGTGATATAGCTGAATTTAAACTTAATGAAACAGTTGTATCTGTTATCGAAGTTTCTAATTGAAATGAAAATCTATTTGTTGTAACTGGAACAAAAAATGGTTTATTCAAAAAAGTTAAACTTAATGAGTTTAAAGTTCAAAGATTAAATAAGAGCTATACAGCCATGAATATTTCACCTGATGATGAAGTAGTTAATGTTACATTAAGTAATGGGTTAAAAAACATTGTAATCATCACTAAAAATGGGTTAGCCTCAATGTATACCGAGACAGATATTACTGTATATTCACCTAAGGCAAAAGGGAATAAAGGTGTGTACTTATCGCTTAATGATAAAGTGGCAGGATTCACAATGGTTGATTCAAATGATGTTGTTAATATACTTTCTTCAGATGGGCAAGTAAAACAATTAAAAGCTTCAAAAATGACTCCTGTACCTAAAAATATTAAAGGTAAAAAAGTTGTAGAACCAAAAGCTGACTTTAACACAATTGATGTACATATTAATAAGCAAGGAATTGTGATAGCACAAAATGGTAACTCACAAACCTTGATTGAAAAAATTGAAGATTATAATGGTGGAAAAATTACAAATGAAACTTTTTATTTAGATATTCCACAACTTACTAGCTTACAATTTCAAAAAACATGAATTGAGGATGAAGTTGAATTTAAAAATATGTTTTCTGCAGAAGTAAGAAAACAAGAGGAAGAACTATTTTCACTAAGTGAAACAACTTTAGAAGAAAGTTCTAAGAGACTAGAAGAATTATTAAAAAAACTTAGACAATAG
- the rpsG gene encoding 30S ribosomal protein S7 codes for MSRKKSAPIREVLADPVFNSVVVTKLINQIMLDGKKSIAQDILYSAFEIIKEKTNKEPMEVFLAAVENITPQLEIRTRRIGGTNYQVPTEVPARRKQTLALRWLVQYSRLRNEKTMDVRLANEIIDASNKTGGAIKKREDTHKMAEANRAFAHFRW; via the coding sequence ATGTCAAGAAAGAAAAGCGCGCCAATCCGTGAAGTACTTGCAGATCCAGTTTTTAACTCAGTAGTAGTTACAAAATTAATTAACCAAATTATGCTTGACGGAAAGAAATCAATTGCTCAAGATATTTTATATTCAGCATTTGAAATTATTAAAGAAAAAACAAATAAAGAACCAATGGAAGTGTTTTTAGCTGCTGTTGAAAACATTACACCTCAATTAGAAATTCGTACAAGAAGAATCGGTGGAACAAACTATCAAGTTCCTACAGAAGTTCCTGCACGTAGAAAACAAACATTAGCACTTAGATGATTAGTGCAATACTCAAGATTAAGAAACGAAAAAACAATGGATGTTCGTTTAGCTAATGAAATCATCGATGCATCAAACAAAACAGGTGGAGCAATCAAAAAACGTGAAGATACACACAAAATGGCTGAAGCTAACCGTGCATTCGCACACTTCAGATGATAG
- a CDS encoding MnuA family membrane nuclease, which translates to MARSKKSKLKWIIPPTTIVALAGAAYGAYTVYKSKSTNLNNSETNKQNTTNSQNVSNGNTNTTPTNNGSEVLLATWNIANFGKSTANKKLGFRIQGLAEIITKTDLKFISVQEVGEDDFSAIQKLVYTLNSKYNKTFAFAKSPKGLKSVSRPKSVESYAIIYDKNIFSQLDSKGYESFSGQDIELVRPFWTSYWSVNNSNTKFWIINGHLDSPSDNEKAGENNAGTIVGHNWVGQGEQEVREYLDIPNAIDYVKGFYGNNQIQDAIIFNGDTNIKKENFAFANKYVLDKNLETGYLNNINYQIDYITSLNTKGKYANPYDKFISYDPNNLVEPIEEGKYKFDLQAAFKTILDRETYRKLYTQDENKTLADATDANMAFKLSDHTFALTKLKIVK; encoded by the coding sequence ATGGCAAGAAGTAAAAAAAGTAAACTTAAATGAATTATTCCGCCTACAACAATAGTTGCGTTAGCTGGAGCTGCATACGGAGCATATACAGTTTACAAATCAAAATCAACTAATTTAAATAACTCAGAAACTAATAAACAAAATACTACGAACTCGCAAAATGTTTCGAATGGTAACACAAACACAACACCAACAAATAATGGAAGCGAAGTGCTTTTAGCAACATGAAATATTGCGAACTTTGGTAAAAGTACAGCAAATAAAAAACTCGGATTTAGAATCCAAGGTTTAGCAGAAATTATTACAAAAACAGATCTTAAATTTATTTCAGTACAAGAAGTTGGTGAAGATGACTTTTCTGCTATTCAAAAACTTGTTTATACATTAAATAGTAAATATAATAAAACATTTGCATTTGCTAAGAGTCCGAAAGGATTAAAATCAGTTTCAAGACCTAAGTCAGTTGAATCATATGCAATTATTTACGATAAAAATATCTTTTCTCAACTTGATAGCAAAGGATATGAAAGTTTTAGTGGTCAAGATATAGAATTAGTTCGTCCATTTTGAACTAGTTATTGATCAGTTAATAATTCAAATACTAAGTTTTGAATTATTAATGGGCATTTAGATTCACCTAGTGATAATGAAAAAGCTGGTGAAAATAATGCTGGTACAATTGTAGGGCACAATTGAGTTGGTCAAGGGGAACAAGAAGTTAGAGAGTATTTAGATATACCAAATGCTATTGATTATGTTAAAGGCTTTTATGGTAATAACCAAATTCAAGATGCAATTATTTTTAATGGTGATACCAACATTAAAAAAGAAAACTTTGCATTTGCTAATAAATATGTTTTGGATAAAAACTTAGAAACTGGATATTTAAATAATATTAACTATCAAATTGATTACATTACATCATTAAATACAAAAGGTAAATATGCTAATCCATATGATAAATTTATTAGTTATGATCCAAATAATTTAGTAGAGCCAATTGAAGAAGGTAAATACAAATTTGACTTACAGGCTGCATTTAAAACAATTTTAGATAGAGAAACATATAGAAAACTATATACACAAGATGAGAATAAAACTTTAGCAGATGCTACTGATGCAAATATGGCTTTCAAACTTTCCGACCATACTTTTGCACTTACTAAATTAAAGATTGTTAAATAA
- the fusA gene encoding elongation factor G, with protein MARDYELKDYRNIGIMAHIDAGKTTTTERILFHTGKIHKIGETHDGGSQMDWMEQEKERGITITSAATTAFWKGKRINIIDTPGHVDFTVEVERSLRVLDGAVAVLDAQSGVEPQTETVWRQATNYKVPRLVYVNKMDKAGADFAAAVASVKQRLGGNAVAIQWPIGAESDFKGLIDLVTLQAYTYNGEAQEEEFPTEIPADLKEIVDIKRQELLEAVAAFDEELMMIVLEGGDVDAPTFKEAIRKATLTSEFFPVVCGTSFKNKGVKKMIDAVVDYLPSPLDIPAIKAHEGDNEISVEASDEGNFAALAFKVMNDPFVGSLTFFRVYRGILSKGSYVFNSTKGQKERIGRILQMHANSRVEIDECRAGDIAAAVGLKYTTTGDTLVDEKSAKIVLEKMVFPEPVISQALEPESKAATEKLSLGLQKLAAEDPTFRTYTDEETGQTIIAGMGELHLDIIVDRLRREFGVQAKVGAPQVSYRETITKSADVEGKHIKQSGGKGQYGHVWIKFEPNPDGGFEFVDKIVGGKIPKEYIKSIQKGLEEKMAAGILAGYPMIDVRATLFDGSYHDVDSSEMAYKIAASKALTKAKDQIGTVLLEPIMDVSVVVPSDHMGDVIGDLSRRRGLVNDQEQRNDGAVIVRAKVPLAEMFGYSTELRSMTSGRGTYQMQFDHYEKTPKNISDEIVKRRNIQSKDDE; from the coding sequence ATGGCTAGAGATTACGAATTAAAAGATTACCGTAACATCGGTATTATGGCTCACATTGATGCAGGTAAAACAACAACTACAGAAAGAATTTTATTCCACACAGGAAAAATTCATAAAATCGGTGAAACACACGATGGTGGTTCACAAATGGACTGAATGGAGCAAGAAAAAGAAAGAGGTATTACAATTACTTCTGCTGCTACAACAGCATTCTGAAAAGGTAAAAGAATTAACATTATCGATACTCCAGGACACGTTGACTTCACAGTTGAGGTTGAACGTTCATTACGTGTATTAGATGGTGCTGTTGCAGTTCTTGATGCTCAATCAGGAGTTGAACCTCAAACAGAAACAGTTTGAAGACAAGCAACAAACTATAAAGTTCCACGTTTAGTTTATGTTAACAAAATGGATAAAGCTGGAGCAGATTTTGCTGCTGCTGTCGCATCTGTTAAACAAAGACTTGGCGGAAACGCAGTTGCTATTCAATGACCAATTGGAGCTGAATCAGATTTCAAAGGACTTATTGACTTAGTTACATTACAAGCTTACACATACAATGGTGAAGCACAAGAAGAAGAATTTCCAACAGAAATTCCTGCAGACTTAAAAGAAATTGTTGACATTAAACGTCAAGAATTATTAGAAGCAGTTGCTGCTTTTGATGAAGAATTAATGATGATTGTTTTAGAAGGTGGAGATGTTGATGCTCCTACATTCAAAGAAGCTATTAGAAAAGCTACTTTAACATCAGAATTCTTCCCAGTAGTTTGTGGTACATCATTCAAAAACAAAGGTGTTAAGAAAATGATTGATGCCGTTGTTGATTACTTACCATCACCATTAGACATTCCTGCTATTAAAGCACATGAAGGTGACAACGAAATTAGCGTTGAAGCTTCAGATGAAGGAAACTTTGCTGCTTTAGCATTCAAAGTTATGAACGACCCATTTGTTGGATCATTAACATTCTTCCGTGTATACCGTGGTATTTTAAGCAAAGGAAGCTATGTATTTAACTCAACAAAAGGACAAAAAGAACGTATTGGACGTATCTTACAAATGCACGCAAACAGCCGTGTAGAAATTGACGAATGTCGTGCTGGAGATATTGCTGCTGCTGTTGGATTAAAATATACAACAACAGGAGATACATTAGTTGATGAAAAATCAGCTAAAATCGTTTTAGAAAAAATGGTATTCCCAGAACCAGTTATTTCACAAGCTTTAGAACCAGAATCAAAAGCTGCTACAGAAAAATTATCATTAGGATTACAAAAATTAGCAGCAGAAGATCCTACATTTAGAACATACACAGATGAAGAAACAGGACAAACAATTATTGCTGGTATGGGTGAATTACACCTTGATATTATTGTTGACCGTCTTAGACGTGAATTCGGTGTTCAAGCTAAAGTTGGTGCACCTCAAGTTTCATACCGTGAAACAATTACAAAATCAGCTGATGTTGAAGGGAAACACATTAAACAATCAGGTGGTAAAGGTCAATACGGACACGTATGAATTAAATTCGAACCAAACCCAGATGGTGGATTTGAATTCGTGGACAAAATTGTTGGTGGTAAAATTCCTAAAGAATACATCAAATCAATTCAAAAAGGACTTGAAGAAAAAATGGCAGCTGGTATTTTAGCTGGTTACCCAATGATCGACGTTAGAGCTACATTATTCGATGGATCATATCATGATGTCGATTCATCAGAAATGGCATATAAAATTGCTGCTTCTAAAGCTCTTACAAAAGCAAAAGACCAAATTGGAACAGTATTATTAGAACCAATCATGGACGTTTCAGTTGTTGTTCCATCAGACCACATGGGAGATGTTATCGGTGACTTATCACGTCGTAGAGGTCTTGTTAACGATCAAGAACAAAGAAATGATGGAGCTGTTATCGTTAGAGCAAAAGTTCCATTAGCAGAAATGTTTGGATATTCAACAGAACTTAGATCTATGACAAGTGGACGTGGTACATATCAAATGCAATTTGATCACTACGAAAAAACACCTAAAAACATTTCAGACGAAATTGTTAAACGTAGAAACATCCAATCTAAAGATGATGAATAA